The Pseudomonadota bacterium genome window below encodes:
- a CDS encoding DUF2797 domain-containing protein: protein MPTPLDKMTATLGDPIQYALPMGEAAEPLNAYLGQRLRLHHTGNIYCDHCHKRTPKSYAQGHCFSCMKTLASCDNCIIRPETCHHHLGTCREPEWGLANCFAPHIVYLANTSGLKVGITRQSQVPTRWIDQGATQALPLLRVKSRLVAGLVEVALAQHVADKTNWRALLRGDPEPCDMHDAAATLLAKLEPALAPILAAHGEDAIERLSEDVVTLDYPVLEYPGKIASHNFDKDPEVAGVLLGIKGQYLMFDTGVINVRKFTGYDATLA, encoded by the coding sequence GTGCCCACGCCGCTCGACAAGATGACCGCGACGCTCGGCGACCCCATCCAGTACGCCTTGCCGATGGGCGAGGCAGCCGAACCGCTTAACGCCTACCTCGGCCAGCGACTGCGCTTGCACCACACCGGCAACATCTACTGCGACCATTGCCACAAGCGCACACCCAAAAGCTACGCGCAGGGCCACTGTTTCTCGTGCATGAAAACGCTGGCAAGCTGTGACAACTGCATCATCCGTCCCGAGACCTGCCACCACCACCTCGGCACCTGCCGCGAACCGGAGTGGGGCCTGGCCAACTGCTTTGCGCCGCACATCGTCTACCTCGCCAACACCAGCGGATTGAAAGTCGGCATCACCCGGCAGAGCCAGGTGCCGACGCGCTGGATCGACCAGGGCGCGACCCAGGCACTGCCTCTGTTGCGGGTGAAAAGCCGGCTGGTCGCCGGCCTGGTCGAGGTCGCGCTCGCACAACACGTGGCCGACAAGACCAACTGGCGCGCGCTGCTCAGGGGCGATCCCGAGCCCTGCGACATGCACGACGCTGCGGCAACGCTGTTGGCCAAGCTGGAACCGGCACTTGCACCCATCCTCGCTGCGCACGGCGAGGACGCCATCGAGCGCCTCAGTGAAGACGTGGTCACGCTCGACTATCCGGTGCTGGAGTACCCCGGCAAGATCGCCTCGCACAACTTCGACAAGGACCCCGAGGTCGCCGGCGTGTTGCTGGGCATCAAGGGCCAGTACCTGATGTTCGACACCGGCGTGATCAACGTCCGAAAGTTCACGGGCTACGACGCCACCCTGGCCTGA
- a CDS encoding HPr family phosphocarrier protein: MPSAQVEIINKLGLHARAAAKLVKTAAVFASDISLERNEQTVSAKSIMGVMMLAASKGTTVIVSAEGEDADEALDAVVDLINDRFGEDE; this comes from the coding sequence ATGCCGAGTGCACAGGTTGAAATCATCAACAAGTTGGGCTTGCACGCCCGGGCAGCGGCAAAACTTGTCAAGACGGCAGCGGTTTTCGCGTCCGACATTTCGCTCGAGCGCAACGAGCAAACAGTGTCAGCCAAGAGCATCATGGGCGTGATGATGCTCGCTGCCAGCAAGGGCACCACGGTGATCGTCTCAGCCGAAGGCGAGGATGCCGACGAAGCGCTCGACGCCGTCGTCGACCTGATCAACGACCGCTTCGGCGAGGACGAATGA
- a CDS encoding glutathione S-transferase N-terminal domain-containing protein, translating to MALLMYDLCGEELDRRFSPYCWLVKLVVAHKGLPLETRPLPFTDKASIAFADWKQLPVLTDGEQTVVDSWQIVQHLEAQYPETPAAGSADALGQATLIKLVVEHTVMGPVLRSVILDIHNHLAPADAAYFRETREARFGNTLEALQAGREAHRRDLQTALGPFRATLKRQRWLSGDDPGLADLLLFASFMWARSVSDFQLLNADDPVYVWRDAMLARYSAVTASAVGYDFADAGMAS from the coding sequence ATGGCTTTGTTGATGTACGACTTGTGCGGTGAGGAGCTCGACCGCCGATTCAGCCCCTACTGCTGGTTGGTCAAACTGGTTGTGGCGCACAAGGGCCTGCCGCTCGAGACACGCCCCCTGCCGTTCACCGACAAGGCCAGCATCGCGTTTGCCGATTGGAAACAACTGCCGGTGCTGACCGATGGCGAGCAGACCGTGGTCGATTCCTGGCAGATCGTCCAACACCTGGAGGCGCAGTACCCTGAGACACCGGCGGCGGGTTCGGCTGACGCGCTCGGACAGGCGACGCTGATCAAGCTGGTGGTCGAGCACACCGTGATGGGCCCCGTGCTGCGCAGCGTGATTCTGGACATCCACAACCACCTGGCGCCCGCCGACGCGGCCTATTTTCGCGAAACGCGCGAGGCACGGTTCGGCAACACGCTGGAGGCGTTGCAGGCGGGCCGAGAGGCACACCGCCGCGATTTGCAGACTGCGCTTGGCCCCTTTCGCGCCACACTCAAACGGCAGCGCTGGCTGAGCGGCGATGACCCGGGGCTCGCCGACCTGTTGTTGTTCGCGTCGTTCATGTGGGCGCGCAGCGTGTCCGATTTTCAGCTGTTGAACGCAGATGACCCGGTCTACGTGTGGCGTGACGCCATGCTGGCGCGCTACAGCGCGGTGACGGCCTCGGCAGTGGGCTACGACTTCGCCGACGCGGGGATGGCATCGTGA
- a CDS encoding tripartite tricarboxylate transporter permease encodes MFEGILTGLSTAFSLTNIVIVVAGCLVGTFIGMLPGLGPMSIIAIMIPVAITIGDPSTALILLAGVYYGAVFGGSTSSILINAPGVASTVATSFDGYPLARKGQAGKALTVAAIASFAGGTIGAILLMIFAPALASVALLFHSSEYFALMVVGLSAIAAFAGTGQVCKALLMTFLGLIMATVGEGVLFNAPRFTMGIMDLQSGFGFITLAMAMFALPEAIYLVLDPNRSKTGDGESGEITNLRITRDEAKRIAPVIGRQSLQGFFIGVLPGAGATIASFLGYAVERNIASTEERDQFGKGSVKGVAAPESANNAAATGSFVPLLTLGIPGSGTTAILLGALVALNVSPGPRLMIDEPQIFWAVIISMYLGNLVLLILNLPLIPYIAKVLAVPRNYLIPFILFFTLMGAYIGQNNATELLLLVGFGVCATLLRFANYPLAPLLIGFILGPLLENNFSRAMQLYDGMAFVWERPMTLALLLLALVLLVLPSIRRRRRAD; translated from the coding sequence ATGTTCGAAGGCATACTCACCGGGCTGTCGACAGCCTTCAGTCTCACCAACATCGTGATCGTGGTCGCCGGCTGCCTGGTCGGCACCTTCATCGGCATGTTGCCGGGCCTCGGGCCGATGTCGATCATCGCCATCATGATCCCGGTGGCGATCACCATCGGTGACCCGTCCACCGCGTTGATCCTGCTCGCCGGTGTGTATTACGGCGCGGTTTTCGGCGGCTCGACGTCGTCCATCCTGATCAACGCGCCGGGGGTGGCGTCCACCGTGGCGACGAGTTTTGACGGCTACCCGCTCGCGCGAAAAGGGCAGGCGGGCAAGGCGCTCACCGTGGCCGCGATCGCGAGCTTCGCGGGCGGCACCATCGGCGCGATCCTGCTCATGATCTTCGCCCCGGCGCTCGCGTCGGTGGCGCTGCTTTTTCACTCCTCGGAGTACTTTGCCCTGATGGTGGTGGGGTTGTCTGCCATCGCCGCCTTTGCCGGCACCGGGCAGGTGTGCAAGGCCCTCTTGATGACCTTTCTCGGGTTGATCATGGCGACGGTGGGCGAGGGTGTGCTGTTCAATGCGCCGCGTTTCACCATGGGCATCATGGATCTGCAGTCGGGCTTCGGTTTCATCACCCTGGCGATGGCCATGTTCGCCCTGCCGGAAGCCATCTACCTGGTGCTCGACCCGAACCGCTCCAAGACCGGCGACGGTGAGAGCGGCGAGATCACGAACCTGCGCATCACGCGCGACGAGGCCAAACGCATAGCGCCGGTGATCGGTCGTCAGTCGCTGCAGGGTTTTTTCATCGGCGTGCTGCCTGGCGCCGGGGCCACCATCGCCTCGTTTCTCGGCTATGCGGTCGAGCGCAACATCGCGTCCACGGAGGAGCGGGACCAGTTCGGCAAGGGCTCGGTCAAAGGTGTCGCCGCGCCCGAGAGCGCCAACAACGCCGCGGCAACAGGCTCCTTCGTGCCCTTGCTGACCCTCGGTATCCCCGGGTCCGGTACCACGGCGATCCTGCTCGGCGCGCTGGTCGCGTTGAACGTCAGCCCGGGGCCGCGCTTGATGATCGACGAGCCGCAGATCTTCTGGGCAGTCATCATTTCCATGTACCTTGGCAACCTCGTGTTGTTGATACTCAACCTGCCGCTGATCCCGTACATTGCAAAAGTGCTCGCGGTGCCGCGCAACTACCTGATCCCGTTCATCCTGTTTTTCACCCTGATGGGCGCCTACATTGGGCAAAACAACGCGACCGAACTGTTGTTGCTCGTCGGTTTCGGTGTGTGTGCCACGCTGTTGCGTTTCGCGAACTACCCGCTTGCACCGCTCCTGATCGGCTTCATTCTGGGGCCGCTGCTTGAAAACAACTTCTCGCGGGCGATGCAGCTCTACGACGGCATGGCCTTTGTCTGGGAGCGCCCCATGACGCTGGCGCTGTTGCTGCTGGCGCTCGTTCTGCTCGTGTTGCCGAGCATCCGGCGGCGGCGGCGCGCGGACTGA
- the mgtE gene encoding magnesium transporter yields MPSTSPELETRPEIGALQAILQSGQADSARKTLQGMHPAEIANVLEGIPGNKRLVVWQLLDDALAGDVLIELNEESRDSLVKHLDSEDLLQAIRHLEVDDIADLVQGLPDAAIPEVLAGMDKQNRQRLESVLSWPEDSAGGLMDLDVVTVRADVSLDVVIRYLRLKGEIPRYTDRLIVVDRFDHYLGVLPIRRLLCNDPELDVAALMRTDVDAIPVETDQHEVIRQFEELDLVSAAVVDRDNKLLGRITVDDVVDAMREEADQQMYGMAGVSTEEDLFGSVLNASRRRAIWLGINLLTALLAAWVIGRFEVALEEIVALAILNPVVASMGGIAGSQTLTLVIRGQALGHLSSHNVRWLLNKEVIVGFVNGVFWATIVALITYLWFGDAELGLIIAAALVINMAAATAAGVAVPTLLRRMGVDPALAGSVVLTTVTDVVGFVAFLGLASAVLLR; encoded by the coding sequence ATGCCATCGACATCACCAGAACTCGAAACCCGCCCCGAGATCGGCGCACTGCAGGCGATACTCCAGAGCGGGCAGGCTGATTCCGCCCGCAAGACCCTGCAAGGCATGCACCCGGCTGAAATCGCCAACGTCCTCGAGGGCATTCCCGGCAACAAACGCCTGGTGGTGTGGCAACTGCTGGACGACGCGCTCGCGGGCGACGTGCTGATCGAGCTGAACGAGGAGTCACGCGACTCGCTGGTCAAGCACCTCGACTCGGAAGACCTGCTCCAGGCCATCCGGCACCTCGAAGTCGACGACATCGCCGACCTGGTTCAGGGCTTGCCCGATGCCGCGATCCCCGAAGTGCTGGCCGGCATGGACAAGCAGAATCGCCAGCGCCTCGAGTCGGTGCTGTCCTGGCCCGAGGACAGCGCCGGCGGCCTGATGGACCTCGACGTGGTCACGGTGCGGGCCGACGTGTCGCTCGATGTGGTGATCCGCTATCTGCGGCTGAAGGGCGAGATTCCACGCTACACCGACCGCCTGATCGTCGTCGATCGATTCGATCACTACCTCGGTGTGTTGCCGATCCGACGCCTGCTCTGCAACGACCCGGAGCTCGACGTGGCCGCGCTCATGCGCACCGACGTCGACGCCATACCCGTTGAAACGGACCAGCACGAGGTGATACGCCAGTTCGAGGAACTCGACCTGGTGTCGGCGGCCGTGGTCGACCGCGACAACAAACTGCTCGGTCGGATCACCGTGGACGACGTTGTCGACGCGATGCGTGAGGAGGCAGACCAGCAGATGTACGGCATGGCTGGCGTGTCCACAGAAGAGGACCTGTTCGGCTCCGTGCTGAACGCCAGCCGCCGCCGTGCCATCTGGTTGGGCATCAACCTGTTGACCGCCCTGCTCGCCGCGTGGGTGATCGGCCGTTTCGAGGTCGCACTCGAGGAGATCGTGGCACTGGCCATCCTGAACCCGGTGGTGGCGAGCATGGGCGGGATCGCCGGCAGCCAGACACTGACTCTGGTCATTCGAGGCCAGGCACTCGGCCACCTCTCATCCCACAACGTCCGCTGGTTGCTGAACAAGGAAGTGATCGTGGGCTTTGTCAACGGCGTCTTCTGGGCGACGATCGTCGCGCTGATCACCTACCTCTGGTTCGGAGACGCCGAGCTCGGCCTGATCATCGCCGCCGCGCTGGTGATCAACATGGCCGCCGCAACCGCCGCCGGCGTCGCGGTGCCGACGCTGTTGCGCCGCATGGGGGTCGACCCGGCCCTGGCGGGCAGCGTGGTGCTGACGACCGTCACCGACGTGGTCGGATTCGTGGCGTTTCTCGGTCTGGCCTCCGCGGTGCTGCTGCGCTAA
- a CDS encoding glutathione S-transferase N-terminal domain-containing protein, translating into MIDLYYWATPNGKKCTIMLEECGLAYNAIPVDISKGEQFEPDFLAISPNNKIPVLVDPDGPDGDPIAVNDSVAILLYLAEKTGLFWVSDARARHTLMPWLLFQAAHIGPMLGQNHHFRTYAPDKIPYAIDRYTTEAARLYGVLNTRLEHNTWLGGADYSILDIATFPWIVPHERQGQDLADFPALARWFEACEGRPAVQRGMAVLTDLRVNPSMDKAAWQTLFDNKAPD; encoded by the coding sequence GTGATCGACTTGTATTATTGGGCGACGCCGAACGGCAAGAAGTGCACGATCATGCTCGAGGAATGTGGGCTGGCGTACAACGCCATACCGGTCGACATCAGCAAGGGCGAGCAATTCGAACCCGATTTTCTGGCCATCAGCCCGAACAACAAGATTCCGGTGCTGGTGGATCCCGACGGACCCGACGGCGACCCGATCGCGGTCAACGACTCGGTTGCGATCCTGCTGTACCTTGCCGAGAAAACCGGTCTGTTCTGGGTCAGCGACGCACGTGCGCGCCACACCTTGATGCCCTGGCTGCTGTTTCAAGCGGCCCACATCGGCCCGATGCTCGGCCAGAATCACCATTTCCGCACCTACGCGCCTGACAAGATTCCCTACGCGATCGATCGCTACACCACCGAGGCGGCACGGCTCTACGGTGTGCTCAACACCCGCCTGGAGCACAACACCTGGCTCGGCGGGGCTGACTACTCGATTCTGGATATCGCCACCTTTCCCTGGATCGTGCCGCACGAGCGCCAAGGTCAGGACCTCGCCGATTTTCCGGCGCTCGCGCGCTGGTTCGAGGCCTGTGAGGGCCGCCCGGCCGTGCAACGCGGCATGGCCGTGCTGACCGATCTGCGCGTCAACCCGAGCATGGATAAGGCCGCGTGGCAAACCCTGTTCGACAACAAGGCGCCCGATTGA
- a CDS encoding DUF1428 family protein, giving the protein MRHAAASAEVHEAYGAVNLVACCGDDAQAGERTPCVDELQREPDETGVFSWIWWLSMTARDVGMAAAVQDERPPPGRNPMPFDGNQMILAGFDVVGGAEAWPPQCPVR; this is encoded by the coding sequence ATCCGACACGCTGCGGCTTCAGCCGAGGTGCATGAGGCGTACGGTGCCGTGAATCTGGTCGCGTGTTGTGGCGATGACGCGCAAGCCGGCGAACGCACACCCTGTGTTGACGAGTTGCAACGCGAGCCTGACGAAACTGGGGTGTTCTCGTGGATCTGGTGGCTGTCCATGACCGCCCGGGACGTCGGCATGGCCGCCGCGGTGCAGGACGAGCGTCCGCCGCCCGGGCGCAACCCCATGCCCTTCGACGGCAACCAGATGATCCTTGCAGGCTTCGACGTGGTTGGGGGAGCTGAGGCGTGGCCCCCACAGTGTCCAGTGCGTTAG
- the ptsP gene encoding phosphoenolpyruvate--protein phosphotransferase produces the protein MSLMFNGIGVSRGIEIAPARTLKRDLGELRETPIERSQVTAEIRRFQRAIKNATRELTDVQKTIPESATTDIRGFIETHLLMLSDDAFVNRPKDIIREQLVNAEWAVHSHRQSIIEVFEAMEDPYLATRKNDVNHVADSVLRALQTGGASADDLTQADWRGVIVIADDLTPADTVHMQTQGVAGFITETGGHLSHTAILARSLGIPAIVGVHEARRYILDGEELLIDGSNGLVAAAPDDKSLADYRKRQREQRRASKALEALRDAPAKARSGEAIGLFANIEIDEDVKALRRANAIGVGLYRTEFLYMNRDDIPTEEEHYRNYTRILRALRGAPLTIRTVDLGADKEASSMQGPLAHNPALGLRGIRRSLKEPALFVPQLRAILRAASKGPVNILLPMLTSLEEVRQARALIAQTRDALRGEGYKIEGDYRIGGMIEVPAAAIAADQFAAELDFLSIGTNDLIQYTLAIDRIDDHVNYLYDPLHPAVLMLVKAAIDAGNKRGIPVSLCGEMAGEPRFTRLLLGLGLRDFSMPVNSLLATKNVILNSRLKELRPKALAFVRTTDGEKRKALLEAMNSDLDLQA, from the coding sequence ATGAGTCTGATGTTCAACGGCATCGGTGTGTCGCGCGGGATCGAGATCGCACCGGCCCGTACACTCAAGCGCGACTTGGGTGAGCTGCGGGAGACCCCGATCGAACGCAGCCAGGTGACAGCCGAGATTCGCCGCTTCCAACGCGCGATCAAGAACGCAACCCGGGAACTGACAGACGTTCAGAAGACCATCCCGGAGTCGGCGACCACGGACATCCGCGGTTTCATCGAAACGCACCTGCTGATGCTCTCCGACGACGCCTTCGTCAACCGACCCAAGGACATCATTCGCGAGCAACTGGTCAACGCCGAGTGGGCAGTCCACTCCCACCGCCAGAGCATCATTGAAGTGTTCGAAGCGATGGAGGACCCCTACCTCGCAACGCGCAAGAACGACGTCAACCACGTGGCCGATTCCGTGCTGCGCGCCCTGCAAACCGGTGGCGCGTCGGCCGACGATCTGACCCAGGCCGATTGGCGCGGTGTGATCGTCATCGCAGACGACTTGACGCCGGCAGACACGGTGCACATGCAGACCCAGGGTGTCGCCGGGTTCATCACCGAGACCGGTGGTCACCTGTCGCACACGGCGATCCTCGCACGGTCGCTCGGCATCCCGGCGATCGTCGGCGTGCACGAGGCGCGGCGCTACATCCTCGACGGCGAGGAGCTGCTGATCGACGGCTCGAACGGCCTCGTGGCAGCCGCCCCTGACGACAAGAGCCTGGCAGACTACCGAAAGCGGCAACGAGAGCAACGCCGCGCAAGCAAGGCACTCGAGGCCTTGCGGGATGCGCCGGCCAAGGCGCGCAGCGGTGAGGCCATCGGCCTGTTCGCCAACATCGAAATCGACGAGGACGTGAAAGCCCTGCGGCGCGCCAACGCGATTGGTGTCGGGCTGTACCGGACCGAATTCCTGTACATGAACCGCGATGACATCCCGACTGAAGAAGAGCACTACCGTAATTACACACGCATCCTACGGGCCCTGCGGGGCGCACCGTTGACCATCCGCACGGTCGATCTCGGCGCGGACAAGGAAGCCTCAAGCATGCAGGGACCGTTGGCGCACAACCCGGCCCTCGGCCTGCGCGGCATCCGCCGTTCACTGAAGGAGCCGGCGTTGTTCGTGCCGCAGCTCCGGGCCATCCTGCGCGCTGCGAGCAAGGGGCCGGTGAACATCCTGCTTCCCATGTTGACCAGCCTCGAAGAGGTGCGCCAGGCGCGCGCGTTGATCGCGCAAACACGCGACGCACTGCGGGGCGAAGGCTACAAGATCGAAGGCGACTACCGCATTGGTGGGATGATCGAAGTGCCTGCCGCTGCCATCGCGGCGGATCAGTTCGCCGCCGAGCTCGATTTCCTCTCGATCGGCACCAACGACCTCATTCAATACACCCTCGCGATCGACCGCATCGACGACCACGTCAACTACCTCTACGACCCATTGCACCCGGCCGTGTTGATGCTGGTGAAAGCGGCGATCGATGCCGGCAACAAACGTGGCATTCCGGTATCGCTGTGCGGCGAGATGGCAGGTGAGCCGCGGTTCACCCGACTGTTGCTCGGGCTCGGCCTGCGCGATTTCTCGATGCCGGTGAACAGCCTGCTGGCAACGAAAAACGTCATCCTGAACAGCCGACTGAAGGAATTACGGCCAAAGGCGCTGGCCTTTGTGCGCACCACCGACGGTGAAAAGCGCAAGGCCTTGCTCGAGGCCATGAACAGCGACCTGGATTTGCAAGCCTGA
- a CDS encoding BCCT family transporter yields the protein MADSHDTPQPDYEAGSDNIRPFGLDIHNPVFLVSAGVICLFVIASLSFQEASAEFFGWLRPFLTREFDWFLVIAVDIMLVFCLLLVVLPIGSVRIGGKHATPDYSYAGWIAMLFAAGIGIGLLFFGVLEPVYYTYAEGGAANPLGIDPKTPGNENIGIVGTVHHWGLGGWAVYAVVGLSLAVFCYNKGLPLTLRSAFYPLLGDKVWRWPGHVIDTLAVFATLFGLTTSLGLGAKQIAAGLYDVFGIEPSNTVVVLLIVGITIVALGSVLAGMDKGVKRLSEINMVMAICLFFFVLFVTGVGSAIARYADVMVQYMVQIVPLSNPFGREDTSYFHGWTTFYWAWWIAWSPFVGMFIARISKGRTVREFVICVLIAPTLVCALWMSTFGGAAIDMIENGTGQGITGVVVDTYKPEISLFRFLDQLPLYSIIAPISLVLIIIFFVTSSDSGSLVIDTITAGGKMDAPSVQRVFWCTLEGLVAIALLLGGGLSALQGAAVSTGIPFTVVVLLMCYTVFKALQTEER from the coding sequence ATGGCGGATTCGCACGACACGCCGCAGCCGGACTACGAGGCCGGCAGCGACAACATCAGGCCCTTCGGACTCGACATCCACAACCCGGTCTTTCTCGTGTCTGCGGGCGTGATCTGTTTGTTCGTGATTGCCTCGTTGTCCTTTCAGGAGGCCTCAGCCGAATTCTTCGGGTGGTTGCGGCCCTTTCTGACCCGCGAGTTCGATTGGTTTCTCGTGATCGCCGTGGACATCATGCTGGTGTTCTGCCTGTTGTTGGTGGTACTGCCAATCGGGTCGGTGCGAATCGGTGGCAAGCACGCGACACCCGACTACTCCTACGCCGGTTGGATCGCGATGCTGTTCGCCGCGGGCATCGGCATCGGGCTGCTGTTTTTCGGCGTGCTCGAGCCGGTGTATTACACCTACGCCGAAGGCGGCGCGGCCAACCCGTTGGGCATCGACCCCAAGACACCCGGCAACGAGAACATCGGCATCGTCGGCACCGTGCACCATTGGGGCCTCGGCGGCTGGGCCGTCTACGCGGTGGTGGGTCTGAGCCTCGCGGTCTTTTGCTACAACAAGGGGCTGCCGCTGACACTGCGCTCGGCGTTCTACCCCTTGCTCGGCGACAAGGTCTGGCGTTGGCCGGGGCACGTCATTGACACGCTGGCGGTCTTCGCGACCTTGTTCGGTCTGACGACGTCGCTCGGCCTTGGCGCCAAGCAGATTGCAGCCGGACTCTACGATGTGTTCGGCATCGAACCCAGCAACACGGTGGTTGTGCTGCTGATTGTCGGTATCACCATCGTCGCGCTCGGGTCGGTGCTCGCCGGCATGGACAAGGGCGTCAAGCGCTTGTCCGAGATCAACATGGTCATGGCGATCTGCCTGTTCTTCTTCGTGCTGTTCGTGACCGGGGTCGGGTCGGCCATCGCCCGCTACGCTGACGTGATGGTCCAGTACATGGTGCAGATCGTGCCGCTGTCGAACCCCTTCGGCCGGGAGGACACGAGTTACTTCCACGGCTGGACCACCTTCTACTGGGCCTGGTGGATCGCGTGGTCGCCGTTTGTCGGCATGTTCATCGCGCGGATTTCGAAGGGCCGCACGGTGCGGGAGTTCGTCATTTGCGTGCTGATTGCGCCGACGCTGGTGTGCGCGTTGTGGATGAGTACCTTCGGCGGTGCAGCAATCGACATGATCGAGAACGGCACAGGACAGGGCATCACGGGGGTGGTGGTCGACACCTACAAGCCGGAGATCTCGCTCTTCCGTTTTCTCGATCAGCTTCCGTTGTACTCGATCATTGCACCCATCTCGCTGGTGTTGATCATCATCTTCTTCGTGACCTCTTCGGACAGTGGCTCGCTCGTGATCGACACGATCACGGCCGGTGGCAAGATGGATGCACCGTCGGTGCAGCGGGTGTTCTGGTGCACGCTGGAGGGTCTGGTGGCCATAGCCCTGTTGCTTGGCGGCGGCCTCTCGGCGTTGCAGGGGGCGGCGGTGTCCACTGGCATCCCCTTCACCGTGGTGGTTCTGCTGATGTGTTACACGGTGTTCAAGGCACTGCAGACCGAAGAACGGTGA
- a CDS encoding DMT family transporter codes for MQTAKTMDRVDWGLLLLLALLWGGAYFFVGVAVRELPPLTVVLLRVAIAACVMLPVVWWLGQRLPTAARAWLPFLGMGLLNNVLPFSLIFYGQTHITVGLSSVINALTPLFTVLVMAGFREERLTAYRVLGVVLGVVGVAVLRGAGYDLADAQVLGIGLCMAAALSYGFAGLWGRRYLATVPPVTSATCQLICSAAVMACVVAVVDRPWELGMPSVAVVWAILALAVLGTALAYIVFFTLLVRAGASNVMLVTLLIPVIAIALGAVFLGEAVHASEVAGALVIGAGLLCIDGRLVSWWRRP; via the coding sequence ATGCAAACGGCCAAGACCATGGACCGCGTGGACTGGGGTCTGTTGCTGCTGCTCGCGCTGCTCTGGGGCGGGGCGTACTTTTTTGTTGGTGTCGCGGTGCGTGAATTGCCGCCGCTGACCGTGGTGTTGCTGCGCGTCGCCATCGCCGCCTGCGTGATGCTACCGGTGGTCTGGTGGCTGGGGCAGCGCCTGCCCACCGCTGCGCGCGCCTGGTTGCCGTTTCTCGGCATGGGCCTGCTCAACAACGTGCTGCCGTTTTCGTTGATCTTCTACGGTCAGACCCACATCACGGTGGGCCTGTCTTCGGTGATCAACGCGCTGACCCCCCTGTTCACGGTGTTGGTCATGGCGGGGTTTCGGGAAGAGCGGCTGACCGCCTACCGGGTGTTGGGCGTGGTGCTCGGTGTGGTGGGGGTCGCCGTGTTGCGCGGTGCCGGATACGACCTTGCGGACGCGCAGGTGCTCGGTATCGGACTGTGCATGGCAGCCGCCCTCAGCTACGGCTTTGCCGGCTTGTGGGGGCGGCGCTACCTCGCGACCGTGCCGCCGGTGACGTCTGCCACCTGCCAGTTGATCTGTTCGGCCGCGGTCATGGCCTGCGTGGTGGCCGTCGTGGACCGCCCCTGGGAACTCGGGATGCCGAGCGTGGCGGTGGTCTGGGCCATCCTCGCCCTCGCGGTGCTCGGCACGGCGCTCGCCTACATCGTGTTCTTCACACTGCTGGTACGCGCCGGTGCCAGCAATGTCATGTTGGTGACCCTGCTGATCCCGGTGATCGCCATTGCGCTGGGCGCCGTGTTTCTCGGCGAAGCCGTGCACGCGAGTGAAGTGGCCGGTGCACTTGTGATCGGCGCCGGCCTCCTGTGTATCGACGGCCGGCTGGTGTCGTGGTGGCGGCGCCCGTGA